A genomic stretch from Juglans microcarpa x Juglans regia isolate MS1-56 chromosome 3S, Jm3101_v1.0, whole genome shotgun sequence includes:
- the LOC121257932 gene encoding glutathione S-transferase U17-like translates to MANSSSTDVKVLGAWPSPFVIRVRIALNIKSVKYEFLEETLGSKSQLLLQSNPVYKKIPVLIHGGKPISESLIIVQYIDEVWSSGPSFLPSDPYDRAIERFWAAYVDDKIFPSMKLINTAQGEEKAAIVEQVTEGLVLLEEAFQKSSKGKAFFGGDRIGFLDIAFGSMLGWLRAIEKMGGVKLLDEAKTPGLVQWAESFCADGAVKGIIPDTEKLVEFAKILVKMKGAPLGKN, encoded by the exons ATGGCGAACAGCAGCAGTACTGATGTCAAGGTTCTGGGTGCATGGCCGAGCCCATTCGTGATAAGGGTTCGTATTGCACTGAACATCAAATCTGTTAAGTATGAGTTTCTTGAAGAGACACTTGGTTCTAAGAGCCAGCTTCTTCTCCAATCAAACCCTGTCTACAAAAAAATCCCAGTTCTCATCCATGGCGGGAAACCCATCTCTGAGTCTCTGATCATTGTTCAGTACATTGACGAGGTCTGGAGCTCTGGTCCTTCCTTCCTCCCTTCTGATCCCTACGACCGTGCTATTGAACGATTTTGGGCTGCTTATGTTGATGATAAG ATTTTCCCGTCCATGAAACTCATTAACACTGCACAAGGAGAGGAAAAGGCTGCAATAGTAGAACAAGTGACTGAAGGACTTGTGCTGTTGGAGGAAGCATTTCAGAAGAGCAGCAAAGGGAAGGCTTTCTTTGGAGGAGATCGAATTGGGTTCCTTGATATCGCTTTCGGATCGATGTTGGGTTGGCTGAGGGCTATAGAGAAGATGGGCGGGGTGAAGCTGCTCGACGAGGCAAAGACTCCTGGACTGGTGCAATGGGCGGAGAGCTTCTGCGCGGATGGTGCTGTTAAGGGTATTATTCCTGATACCGAGAAGCTCGTCGAGTTTGCTAAGATTTTGGTGAAAATGAAAGGAGCTCCTCTAGGCAAAAATTAG
- the LOC121257933 gene encoding glutathione S-transferase U17-like, with product MANTSSTHDVKVLGAWPSPFVIRARIALNIKSVEYEFLAETPGSKSQLLLQSNPVHKKIPVLIHRGKPIAESLIIVQYIDEVWSSGPSILPSDPYDRAIARFWAAYVDDKFFPSMSLIKSEQGEKKAALVKQVTEGLVLLEEAFQKSSKGKAFFGGDRIGYLDVAFGSMLGWLRATEKMGEVKLLDEAKTPGLVQWAESFCADGAVKGLIPETEKLVEFAKLLAARMKGRGSS from the exons ATGGCGAACACCAGCAGTACTCATGATGTCAAGGTTCTGGGTGCATGGCCGAGCCCATTTGTGATAAGGGCTCGGATTGCCCTGAATATCAAATCTGTTGAATATGAGTTTCTTGCAGAGACACCTGGTTCCAAGAGCCAGCTTCTTCTCCAATCGAACCCAGTCCACAAGAAAATCCCAGTTCTCATCCATCGCGGAAAGCCCATCGCTGAGTCTCTGATCATAGTTCAGTACATTGACGAAGTCTGGAGCTCGGGTCCCTCCATCCTCCCCTCTGATCCCTACGACCGCGCCATTGCACGATTTTGGGCTGCCTATGTTGATGATAAG TTTTTCCCGTCCATGAGTCTCATTAAAAGTGAACAAGGAGAGAAGAAGGCGGCATTAGTGAAACAAGTGACTGAAGGACTTGTGCTATTGGAGGAAGCATTTCAGAAGAGCAGCAAAGGGAAGGCTTTCTTTGGGGGAGATAGAATTGGGTATCTTGATGTTGCTTTCGGATCTATGTTGGGTTGGCTGAGGGCAACAGAGAAGATGGGTGAGGTGAAGCTGCTGGATGAAGCAAAGACTCCTGGACTGGTGCAATGGGCCGAGAGCTTCTGTGCCGATGGTGCTGTTAAGGGTTTGATTCCAGAGACCGAGAAGCTTGTCGAGTTTGCCAAGCTTCTGGCTGCGAGGATGAAAGGCAGGGGCTCCTCCTGA